The Loxodonta africana isolate mLoxAfr1 chromosome 18, mLoxAfr1.hap2, whole genome shotgun sequence genome includes the window cttcatctaaaatacttatatatatatgtatatatattatataaccaGACACCCAGgtggtcagcagaaaaaaaaaaaaaatggcctccCCTTTACAGCTCGAGTGTCTTTTTGTGTCCAACCAAAGTTCCTTTCCTGATGGCTTAAGTGTATTAATTTGAAGAATGGTGGAAAGTTTCCTTTTGATGTTTGCTAGACCAAATAATGATATCATGTTGTGCTTTCTCTCAACTATATTGCTCACAGGCACTGCTGCCAAGCTCAGTGGATAGCCCAGCTTCATGGAAATCTGTACAAAATTCCCCTCCTGCAGTGCCCGACGTTGGCTCTGACTGCTGCGGGCTgacctgtcccctcctcccacaACCGCTGTCTTACTTTAGTACTGCCATCCCTGGGGGGCTTTGCCCATCCAAGTCTGTCATCGTGTCAGGCACTGTCCTGCCCTATGCGGAGAGGTAAGCCGAGGCCCCAGAGGTCTTGGGAATGAAAGAGAACCCCAAGACCATTTGGGCTACTCTTGCCCCAGGGTGGGATGAGGAGGAAGTGAGGGACTGGTTCCCAGGGCTCAGTAGGTGAAGGTGTTCAATGTGAGCTATTCATCCACAGTTTTCACATCAACTTGAGCTCTGGGAGAGACATCACCTTCCAACTGAAACCCCGCTTCAATGAGAATGCCATGGTCTCcaaaatcaagatcaacaaaTCGTGGAGGTCTAAGAAGCACAGGTTGCCCTTTGAACGCGGCCAGAACTTCTTGGTAAGGGGCAAAAGCCTGGAGCTCAGAGGCTCTTGTTGGGGGTGAAGGGAGGAGTGAGTTAGGGGGCCTGGGGACACTTCGAATGGGGTGAAGGCTGAAGCTTCTGAGGTAAGGGTGGGCCTGGAAGAAGGCAAAGTATCCAAAAAATTATTGTTCTAGTGTTACTGATATTATTATTACTGTCCCACAAGAGGTAGGTGTTGCCGTCtgatttttacagatgaagaaacaaactCACAAGTGGAGGTTACTTGCCTGAAGTCACACACCAATAAGTGTCAAATCGAACCTGAAAATGAAgtgtcattcattcactcactcgttcatttattcattcaacaaatgcatTTATTGACTATTTTATAGAGGGCTGCTCCTTGTAGGAAGCACTCTAGGTGCTGAGTACACAGCtagcaaaaagacagacaaggtcCTCTTCCTAAAGTCTTGGTGGGGGAGGAATGAGATAACTGCAGATAAGACAGGTGTTATGCAGAAAGCAAAAGGACAATGGGATGCAGTGAGCCCCAGGGCAGGGCCACCCTGCCTGAGGGAAGAAGCCAGCCAAGCAAGGAAATGTGAAGGAGCATTCCAGTGGACCTGGAGAACAGCTAGTGCAAATGTTGGGAACCACGGGTGTGGCCTGCTAAAAAACAGTAAGTCCAAGGGCTTCATGTTAGAGTGAGGGCAGAGAGGTATGAGGTGTGCAGGCTAGAGGCTCAGGTTGCAAAGAGTAGGAATTCCCAACCCTGAGGACACATTTGGATCGCCAACGGGGCTTTAAAAAAACATGACAGGGTGAGCTTAGACATTTGTATTTGTAAAATATGCCCCAGTACTCTGCCACCAGATTTGGAAATGACTGCTGTAGGGCCTTGAGGGCATAGGAAAGAGTTTGAATTTTAATACGGTAGGAAGTTCCCATTGGGAGGTTGCAGATGGGGGACAATATATTCTGATTTATACATAGCTGtgtgttgtgtgaccttggtcaagtggCTTAACTCtactgtgcctcaatttcctcatctgcaaaacaggGCCAATAATAATATTGATCACACGGATTTGTAAGAATTAAGTAATATTTGTAACATCCTGAGGACACGTAATGTGTGGGATATAAGCTATTGTGGAGGGGATGATGAGGTTTTAACAGACTCGCTCTGCCTGCCTCATGGAGAATGTATTGGGGTAGAAAAGACAAGTTAGGAGTCCAAGCGCAGAGCATTGCTATGTGCTGGGTACTAGGGATACGAGTCAGAGTTTCTGTCTCTGGTGGCTCAGGGTCCGGTTAGGGAGAGAAAAACAACCATGAACCACGCAGAGTGACGGTATAGGGGAAGTCTGTGGAGGCCCCTGATTCGGACTAGGAGGGGGTCAGGAGGTGGAGAAAGGTGGGGAAGGGTTGCCCATGGGGATTGACTCCTGAAGGGTGATTCGCAGTTATTCATGTGGGGAAGGTGGCTGGGGTGGGAAGCAGAGTGGTAAGGGCATTCTAAGCAGAAGGAAGAGCATAtaggaaagaatggaagaagGAGAGCACAAAAATGACACGATATGATTAGAAAAGAGAATTATTCTATATGGCTAGAATGCTGGGTGTGGGGTTAACAACGTTTGAGGAAGAAGGGATTAAGGGAGgtggggaggaaaggaaggaggcaggcaggaagggagaCAGGAGCCTGCATTTTGCTGGAGGACTTTCCAAGTGTAATGCAAATACTGTGGCCTCTCTGCCCAGGTGCGGATAGTGTGTGAAAGCGACTGCTTCAAGATGGCAGTGAATGGCCAGCGCGTGGGTAGATATGACCACTCCCTGAAAAACCTGTCAGCCATCAACAAACTGGAAGTGGCAGGCGACATCCAGTTGACCATCATGCAGGCATAGGAAGACCCTGGGCCCTTGGCTAGTGGGCTGGGGCGCATTCCTGTGTAGATTTCCTCGTTGCTCAACTCCaccaccccagccccagccccaggtcAGCTCCTTCCATCCAGCCTATGACCTGGGGCCTTTTCGGGGAGACCATGCCTTGTCTGGCCCTGCTTCAGGCAGCAGCCAGCCTGGAGGAGGAACCCAGCTTCCTCAGTCTGCAGTGCCTGTGGCTCCAGCTGCCAAATCCTACCATCCAATGAGAGGGGCGCAGCTGGGGGCCCTCTGTGCAAGCTGAGGCCCCGTGGTCTGTCCGTCAGCAGGGAGGGAGAGTCCTGAGCCTTCCCAAGCTCCCCACTCCACACAGGCCTGAGCCTCCTCCTCTTGTTCTCAACCACATCCAGCCCCCCATTCCACTCCTTCCCAACCCCCAAGCCATCAGCTGTGCACTCCAGGTGGAAGGTGATTTCAGCTCCTCCCTCTCTCTGACCTTTCGCCTATACCCTCACCCTGCATCAATACTACACCCCCTCCAGGAAACCTACCCTGGTGACACCCCACTAACCTCCCCGCAACTGACCTGACCTTTCCCAGTGtcactgaaataaataaaaaggcaTTCTAGAAGGCATGAAATTCTGTAAGGGaattaaagaagaagaagaaaaaaaaaagttgaggcaCCTGATAAGATCTGAAATTGCCATTTTAAGGACTGAGTGTGATTTCTTGTTTGCTGGTTCTGTTTTCACCCTGGCAGCAGCCATCTTCCGTACTGTTTCTAAGACAAATGTCCAGTATGATGATGCACCTACACATCGTCCCCTCCCTGTCATATACCCATGTAATCGCCACATTGAAACCAATCTAAGAGAGAGACATATAATACCCTTTTCAGGCAATCGACTTACAGAGCTTGCCAGTGGATCCCCGAGGTGGGGGGCAGCTTTGGCCTTGAGCCCTGAGAATTCCAACCCAAAAGGCCATCACTCCATTGATGGTGAGGGATTCAGGAAGTACCGTCCCTCACCACTGACAGTTCTGAATCATAATAGCATGTGAGAATCTTTGCCCTAAATAAccctttctggcagttcctctaTTTTCAATCTTCAAATCGGTCCTCCAGGCCTAACCTAGGAGATGAGGTGGGAAGGGAATAAACACTTATGGAAGACGGAAACTCCTACTATTTACCAGGTTGGCACTGTGATTGAGGCTTATATTCCTTTTCAAACACCCgttattatccccattgtacaggctaagagaggttaagtaacttggtaGATGCTGGATTCTCACCCAGGTCTTTTGAGATGAACGAGCAGCATAGTTCAATAGCTGAGCAAGGGGCTTCAGGCCCTGCACTAcatgggtttgaatctcagctcgATTCCATACTGTGTGCTGGGCCTTCTTTAAAACAGTGCAGGGCTCAGGGCCACCCAAAGACTATGGGGCCATCTAAGACAACTGCCCAGTGTCAGCATTTTTCATGGGCCCCATGAGAGAGCAGtgaagataaatttctaaactGAAATTTATTGATGCTCAGAAAAGAGAAGTAAGTTACAGCCCTCCCTGGTCCCCTGGCCCCAGCCATAGGGCTCAGGaggtgtgacctcaggcaagttccAAAaactctctgaacttcagttacTCAGcagcattgttgttaggtgttgttgaatcagttctgaccgTATGtaggacagaatgaaacactgcccagtcctgtgccaccctcacaatccttgctatatttgagtccattgttgcagccagtgtgtcaatccatctctttgagggtcttcctctttttagatgactctctactttatcaagcatgatgtctttctccaggga containing:
- the LOC100671195 gene encoding galectin-9B-like isoform X1 — protein: MVFRSAQPPYLNLSTPFQGTILGGLQDGLQIIIKGTVLSSGGSRFAVNFQTRDSENDIAFQFNPRFEKGGYVVCNTKQNGSWGSELKRIKMPFRKGKPFEICVLVQILHFKVMVNRSHFLQYSHRVPFHCVDTISIEGPLQLDSIEFQQNATMPPMVHPNLTYALLPSSVDSPASWKSVQNSPPAVPDVGSDCCGLTCPLLPQPLSYFSTAIPGGLCPSKSVIVSGTVLPYAESFHINLSSGRDITFQLKPRFNENAMVSKIKINKSWRSKKHRLPFERGQNFLVRIVCESDCFKMAVNGQRVGRYDHSLKNLSAINKLEVAGDIQLTIMQA
- the LOC100671195 gene encoding galectin-9B-like isoform X2, yielding MVFRSAQPPYLNLSTPFQGTILGGLQDGLQIIIKGTVLSSGGSRFAVNFQTRDSENDIAFQFNPRFEKGGYVVCNTKQNGSWGSELKRIKMPFRKGKPFEICVLVQILHFKVMVNRSHFLQYSHRVPFHCVDTISIEGPLQLDSIEFQNATMPPMVHPNLTYALLPSSVDSPASWKSVQNSPPAVPDVGSDCCGLTCPLLPQPLSYFSTAIPGGLCPSKSVIVSGTVLPYAESFHINLSSGRDITFQLKPRFNENAMVSKIKINKSWRSKKHRLPFERGQNFLVRIVCESDCFKMAVNGQRVGRYDHSLKNLSAINKLEVAGDIQLTIMQA